The following is a genomic window from Phycisphaeraceae bacterium.
ACAGGCCGGGATTCCGCTCCGCCATGCAAAATGCCACGATGCCCAGCAGCACCTGTACGTAAACGAGTCGTCGAAAGAGGAAGATCAGACCCATCGTTCCTCCTCGCGCAGTTGCTGGCGACGTGATCGCAGGCCGGGACGCGACATCAGAACCGGCGAGCCGTGTCCGTCGGTAAGCTCGGTGTATTCCTCCAGGTGAGCACTGCCCAACTGCGTCTGCCGTCCCGGAATCGATCCCGACGCCGCCCGGCCGGGTCGGATAAAAACGGATGGCTGCGCAGGTAGAGTCGGGCTTTTGACGGGTTTGCGATATACATCGAGCATTGCGAGCGACTCGAGCATCTTGGTCCGGTGAGGCAGGCTGTGATGAACAGGAAAAGCCATGCACTCGGCGCCCAGGACGATCAGGCCGGTCTGATACCCGTTGAAGTGAGCATCGCAGACCAGTGAAGCCGTGAGGCTGACCGCACGCTCATTTTCATCAAAGGGATCGACCAGAGCCTCGTTCGACTTGCCAAACCACCAGCGCCGCCGTCGTGCTGCCGTCGGCTTGGAGGGCGGCGGCAACTCCGAGAGGTCCAGCACGATCATGATGATCGGCGGACTCGGCTGGGTCATTTCCCGCGTTACCAGATCGCCCGTGCGGGCACTGCGCTTCCAGTCGATGGTCTTGAGGCTGTCCCCTGCTCGATAATCGCGCAGCCCGAAAAACTCCTCATGACCGCCGCCGCGCTCCAGATGTTTTTTCCCGGAAATCGGTGTCTCACTCAGACGGTGCAGTGTGCGACGATTCATCCGAAAAAGTCGCGGATAGACCAGCGCATCATCCGGCTCCGCCAGCTCGATTACTCGCCGCACGATCCCGAATGGAAAAGAGCTTGACACGATCACGCGGTCGAAGTGAAGCATGCCGCGACGGAGTGGCCAGCATGTCGCTTCCGCCTGGACAGCCTGATGAGGTCCGACGTGCAGGACCCAGCCGAACGGCCTGCCGCCCAGCCGTCGAGGCGACTCGACCAACGGCCCCTCAACGCGCCATCCCTGCCGTTTCGTACCCCAATCTTCGCTGATGACCAGACCAAACGACGGAAGCCATCGCTTGTGGTTCACGACGTGATAGCGCAAGGCCATCGGTTCGTTGGCGACAACGTGGCCGGGCAGCAGCCGCTCGACGCTCAAGCCGCGCATCATCATCCACGAAAGCGATAGTGAGACGACCAGCCCGCCGACCATCAGACCGAAAGCCCAGAACAGCATGTTTGCCTGAGTGAATCGTGCGACGATCAGCAGCAGCAGCGTCACGATCAGGTACATCGCCCCGCCTGGACCAACCTGGTAGTACGTCCGGATGGGGCGATTGGGCTTGGTCATGGCGAGTCGATTCTTCCGTGCCGCAGCATGTCATGGATGATAGCGCAACCCTTCCGCGGCAGTGACGCTGCCGCGTGCGGATCACCCTACTTTTTGAGCATTTCGCTCCCTGTCTTCATTGTCTCTTCAAGGATGTTCGGCTCCGCCCGGTAGGTATCGCGGCCCGGTGCCAGAACGATCAACAGTTGCTTGTCTCCGCCGGGCAGCGGCATTTGTTGCACAGCCGCCTGATATCCCGCGCAGCGTGCGACGACGAACAGCTCGTATTCGAGCAAGCCAGCGCCAGGCTCTTTGACCGCGATCTCGAACCGGCCGTTTTCATCAGTCGAGGCAGGTGTGAGTTTTTTTGGCTCGATCGATCGCGGATCAATCGTCAGCTCGATCTTCGCGCCGGGAAGTCCGCCCTGCTTGAGGCGGGAATCATTTTGACTCACAACGACGATGCCGGAAGACTGCCCTTCGACGACGATGCCGCGAACCATGTGACCCGCACAGCCGACGAGGACGGATGCGCTTAGCGATGCGAGAAAAACCACGATAGTCAGGCGCATCCGTGGATCAATCATGTCGTACTCGCAGCAGGTTTGAATTCGTCGGTGGGCGGTAAATCTTTGAGCGTTGTCAGGCCGAAGACTTCGAGGAATGTTTTTGTGGTTCCGTAGAGCATGGGGCGACCGAGTTCTTCGGCGCGACCGACGATCTTGACCAGATGTCGTTCCATGAGGCTGCGAATGACTTCACCCGAAGCGACTCCACGGATCGACTCGATGTCGGCACGGAGGATCGGCTGTTTGTAGGCGATGATCGCCAGCGTCTCGAGAGCCGCGGGTGTCAGTCGCGTGTCCTGCCTTGTCTTGTGCAGTGCGGCAAGCACATCGGCAAACTGCGGCAAAGTCATGATCTGCCAGCCGCCGGCCAGCGACTCGATGCGGAAAGAGCGTCCCGATTTTTCATAGGTGTCGTTAAGAGCGGTAATCGCAGCATTGATCGCCTTGGTACCGACCGCGTGGCCGGCGTCACTCATCAGCTCGACGAGCCGTGATGCGGGCAGTGCGCGATCCGTGGTCATGAGGATCGCTTCGACACGCAGCGCGATTTCCTCCGGTGGTTGTTGTGCAGTGGGGGCGTGCGCGACTTCAGGCTCAGCCGCCGGCTCCGCCGACTCGATCGCATCCTGCGTGGCTTGAGGTTGGCTCATGCCCCCATTGTACCCGTGAGCCGAAGCGGATTCATCGCCTGGACAGCAATATTCGCGTTTTCAGCGGCAGGGAGGATGTCCCGCCATGCCCGATCAGGCGAATGCGCCCGACTTTCGGAGATACACGACTCGCGGCTGGAGACCTCGGCCGGGGCAGGCGGTCGGGTTGATCTCCTGATGGGTCTTGATCCTGCTGACAGGGACGCGGTAGATGCGGGCGAGCTTTGCCACGGTGTCAACCAGTGAATTGACCTGTGCGTCAGTGGGTTGCTGAAGGTCGAAGTTTCCCAGACACATGACGCCTACGTTGTGCTCGTTGTTGGAACGGACATGCGCGCCCTGATAGCGGACGCTGCGCCCTTCCCAAAGCCGTCCCGAACGATCGATGATGTAGTGGTAGCCGATATCGCCGGCACGGAACATTCCCATGTGCGCGATACGGTCGTGTTCGATGAGGGCTGCGGTGGAGCGCATGTCGGTGACGGTGACTTTTTTCCAACCCTCGTGGTGGATGGTGATGCGGTCGATGCCACCCATCGGGTTGATGTGGTCCAACTCAGGCGCACCCTTGGCCCACTGTGATCGTGGAATGGCCTGGAGCGGACCGCTGAGGCTCTGTGA
Proteins encoded in this region:
- a CDS encoding DUF58 domain-containing protein, encoding MTKPNRPIRTYYQVGPGGAMYLIVTLLLLIVARFTQANMLFWAFGLMVGGLVVSLSLSWMMMRGLSVERLLPGHVVANEPMALRYHVVNHKRWLPSFGLVISEDWGTKRQGWRVEGPLVESPRRLGGRPFGWVLHVGPHQAVQAEATCWPLRRGMLHFDRVIVSSSFPFGIVRRVIELAEPDDALVYPRLFRMNRRTLHRLSETPISGKKHLERGGGHEEFFGLRDYRAGDSLKTIDWKRSARTGDLVTREMTQPSPPIIMIVLDLSELPPPSKPTAARRRRWWFGKSNEALVDPFDENERAVSLTASLVCDAHFNGYQTGLIVLGAECMAFPVHHSLPHRTKMLESLAMLDVYRKPVKSPTLPAQPSVFIRPGRAASGSIPGRQTQLGSAHLEEYTELTDGHGSPVLMSRPGLRSRRQQLREEERWV
- a CDS encoding N-acetylmuramoyl-L-alanine amidase, yielding MGLSRREFVVLSGLGLLVATTGCSNQQRAERPGPEWPTGRPRPDGAAPPVYTQRQASYVPTPRSQPSYVAPPQQAPALAPVAKQPSQSLSGPLQAIPRSQWAKGAPELDHINPMGGIDRITIHHEGWKKVTVTDMRSTAALIEHDRIAHMGMFRAGDIGYHYIIDRSGRLWEGRSVRYQGAHVRSNNEHNVGVMCLGNFDLQQPTDAQVNSLVDTVAKLARIYRVPVSRIKTHQEINPTACPGRGLQPRVVYLRKSGAFA
- the scpB gene encoding SMC-Scp complex subunit ScpB; the encoded protein is MSQPQATQDAIESAEPAAEPEVAHAPTAQQPPEEIALRVEAILMTTDRALPASRLVELMSDAGHAVGTKAINAAITALNDTYEKSGRSFRIESLAGGWQIMTLPQFADVLAALHKTRQDTRLTPAALETLAIIAYKQPILRADIESIRGVASGEVIRSLMERHLVKIVGRAEELGRPMLYGTTKTFLEVFGLTTLKDLPPTDEFKPAASTT